GGAGAACAGGGCGGTGCCGTCGTCGAGCGTAAGCGAGACGGCGATGTAGGAGCCCTGGTACTCGGTCTGGGTCAGCAGCGCCGGCGCGCCGAACGCGCCGTCGGCAAACGGCATGATGCCGAGCTGATCGGCGCGCACGGCGATGAGGTTGCCGGCGTCGCTGAGGACGTTGTGGCCGCCGATGAAGCGCGCCACGAATTCGGTGCGGGGATGATGGAAGATGTCGCGGGCCGAACCCTGCTGCTCGATCCTGCCGTGGTTCATCACCACGATGTGGTCGGCGAGCGCCATCGCCTCTTCCTGGCCGTGGGTGACCTGGATGAAGCTGATGCCGAGCTCGCGCTGGAGGCGCTTGAGTTCGCCGCGCATCTTGACCCGCAGGAACGGGTCGAGCGCTGACAGCGGCTCGTCGAGCAGCAGGATCTGCGGCTCGGTGATCAGCGCGCGGGCGAGAGCGACGCGCTGCTGCTGGCCGCCGGAGAGCTGCGCCGGCAGCCGGCCGGCATAGGGGCTCATGGCCACGAGCTCGAGGAGCTCGCCGGCGCGCTTGTGCCGTGTCGCGCGATCGACGCCGCGCATTTTCAGGGCAAACGCCACGTTGTCGAGCACGGTCAGGTGCGGAAACAGCGCGTAGGACTGGAACATCATCGCCGTGCCGCGCTTGGCCGGCTCCAGATCGGTGACGTTCTGTGAGCCCAGAATGATGTCGCCTTCGCTGACCGCCTCATGGCCCGCGATCATGCGCAAGGTCGAGGTCTTGCCGCAGCCGGAGGGGCCGAGCAGGCAGCAATAGGTGCCCGCCGGGATCTTCAGGTTGACGTTGTCGACCGCCAGCGTCGTGTCATAGCGCTTGGTGACGGCGACGAGTTCGAGAGCGGCGGGAGTGGCCATGGCGTGTCCAAGGGGAGGGGCGATGCTGGGCCTCTCTCCGCAAGGTCCGTGCCAACAGGTTTCGGTCCGCCGATTCCCAGAAACAGTGCTGCGGAGTCAGATCGTTAGATCGAATCCGGAGCATCCGAGCTGCCCGGCGCGCGCGCAGACACCTGCACACAAAACGGGCGCAGATTGTATAAAGTTTCGCCTGTGATTGGATACAGCTCGTCGACTAACATTCGGCCCGATATTCGCCGATCGAGCCTTCAAACCCATGGCCGCCAAGACCCGCCAAAAATCCGATGCGCCAGACGCGAGCGATCGCGTCAGCCGGATCAGGGAAGGCGTGACCGCCGCGATCCTCGAGCACCGACTGCTGCCAGGCACGAAGCTCGGCGAGGACGAGATCGGCGAGATCTACGGCGCGAGCCGCACGCTGGTGCGCACCGCGCTGCAACAGCTCGCACATGAGGGCATCGTCAACATCGAGAAGAACCGCGGCGCCTTCGTCGCGCGCCCGACGCCGGCGGATGCCCGCGAAGTGTTCGAGGCGCGCCGCCTGATCGAAACCACCATCGTCGATCACGCCATCGGTGTGGCATCGCCGGCCTGGCTCGACCGCCTTCAGCAACATCTCACGGAAGAGCGCCAGGCCGAGCTGCGCGGCGACGCGCGCGCGTCCGTCCGCCTCTCCGGCGAGTTTCACCGGCTCATTGCCGAGATGAGCGGCCACAGCATCTATCTCGGCTTCCTCAAGGAGCTGATTGCGCGCTCATCGCTCATCATCCTGCTTTATCGCCGCCACGACACGCCGGCCTGCGGCACCGATCATCACGCCGGCATCGTCGCTGCGATCCGCAAGCGCGACCGGGAGGCCGCGCGGGCGCAGATGCTGTCGCATCTGCGAGAGATCGAGGCCGAGCTGTTCCTGAAGGATCCCGCCGCCGACGAGCTGCGGCTCGCGGACGTGCTGGGCGCGTGAGTGGCGCGCGAAGTCTGACGTCACCCGCCACCCGTTTGATTCAATTGCGGTTGACCGCGCCGATCCCCCATCAACGGAGATGGCAGGGCTGCATCCTGCCGCCCGGGTAGTAAGTTGACGGAAGATAAACGTCGGGGTCAACTGGCGACCAGACGTCGCGTGCCTGCCATCACCCCTCGCGTAGCCCTAGACCTCAGTGGAAAGCTGGATATGTCGGGTTTGAGGATGTCGGCCAAAGTTTTCGCATTCGCTGCATGGCTTGCCGGCACTGCCATGGGGCTCGGCGGCCCCTCGTCAGCAGCGGCCGAGGACTCCGCGGTGCTGTTCCGCAATGTCCGGATCTTTGACGGTAAGGCCAGCGCGCTTTCGGTGCCATCCAGCGTTCTCGTCAGGAACGGAGCCATCGAGAAGATTT
This is a stretch of genomic DNA from Bradyrhizobium sp. CB2312. It encodes these proteins:
- a CDS encoding GntR family transcriptional regulator, producing the protein MAAKTRQKSDAPDASDRVSRIREGVTAAILEHRLLPGTKLGEDEIGEIYGASRTLVRTALQQLAHEGIVNIEKNRGAFVARPTPADAREVFEARRLIETTIVDHAIGVASPAWLDRLQQHLTEERQAELRGDARASVRLSGEFHRLIAEMSGHSIYLGFLKELIARSSLIILLYRRHDTPACGTDHHAGIVAAIRKRDREAARAQMLSHLREIEAELFLKDPAADELRLADVLGA
- a CDS encoding ABC transporter ATP-binding protein; this translates as MATPAALELVAVTKRYDTTLAVDNVNLKIPAGTYCCLLGPSGCGKTSTLRMIAGHEAVSEGDIILGSQNVTDLEPAKRGTAMMFQSYALFPHLTVLDNVAFALKMRGVDRATRHKRAGELLELVAMSPYAGRLPAQLSGGQQQRVALARALITEPQILLLDEPLSALDPFLRVKMRGELKRLQRELGISFIQVTHGQEEAMALADHIVVMNHGRIEQQGSARDIFHHPRTEFVARFIGGHNVLSDAGNLIAVRADQLGIMPFADGAFGAPALLTQTEYQGSYIAVSLTLDDGTALFSHVPEATFDVHPFRPGDRVLATWDPAKAQRLQ